The sequence TTGGTCTGATGGCTGCGATTCCTTTATTGCTTTTTCATGCTACTTTGCAAACCAAAACAACAGAAATTGTCGACAGCCTTGAAATGGCGGGTATCAAGTGCCTGAACATTATGTCGAATTTAAATGCTTTTTCTACTCGTACCCGAGCAAACGATAAACCACGTACATAATGGTTGCGATAAGCTGTTTGGGTTTTGCTCATGGTAAGCATGATGAGTAAAAAAGACATAACGAATACTGGCGGTACATATGCGTACTAGAAGAAGATCACAAGAAGAAGCCGATCTCGATATCACTTCTTTTATGAACCTGATGATTATTTTGGTTCCGGTGTTGCTTATGAGTATGGTGTTTTCTCATATCACTGTACTTGATTTAAAATTGCCTGACCTAGCCTCCAGCGCAGCATCGAACGATGAACCTCAGGAAAACGAAAGCCTAGAGCTTGTTATTGAAAATGATGAGATGGTTATTAACTACCCCGCTGGCGCGCCTTTAAAGCGTTTGCCAAAAATTGAAGATACCGAAAGTGGAGCGTTAATCTACGACTTCGATACGCTTTCTATCGCGTTACAAGAAGTGAAGCGACTATTAAGAGATCAGGGCAAAGATAAAAAAGATATTTTAATTTTGTCGCAGCCAGATACGGATTATCAAACCATTGTCCGAGCAATGGATACTGTGCGCAGTTTTAAAACCGTGGTAGCCGCATCTGTTGTGAATGCAGAATTGTTCCCTGCTATTTCGTTAGGCGATGCACCTGTTGACGAAGCGACTGACCGGCCGGGAGGTGTGCAATGAAACAATCGATACATGCCAAGCGTATGGCGCGGACAAACAAACGACACAAAGCTACATCGAAGCTTAATCTCGTCTCGCTAATGGATATTTTTACCATCTTGGTTTTTTTCTTGTTGGTTAATTCATCAGATGTTGAAGTTTTGCAAAGTAATAAAGATATACAATTACCAGAATCTTTCGCTGAGCAGCAACCGAAAACCAATTTAATTGTCTCTGTCAGTCATGAATCGATTCTTGTGGGGGGGCGTAAGGTTGCCGATATTGCATTGATTAATAATAGCAACGACGCTGAAATTAAAGGTTTAAAAGAAGAGCTAGAGTATCTTGCTGCGCGCAAGCCTTACCGCACAGACGAAGAAGCGCAGAAAGGCCGTGACGTTACGATTATGGGCGACAAAGGCATTCCGTATGATTTACTTAAAAAGGTGATGACCACGTGTGCGAAATCGGAATACCGTAATATCTCGCTGGCCGTAAGTCAGGTGCCAACAGATGCTTCGGTTGATAGCCTTCAGGCAGAGGAGGGTTAACGTGGCGACAGTATTACTTGCACCTAACCTACAGCTTCCTTGGAGTTCCACTATTGATGATGACCGAAAATTTTGGCGCATTGTGGGGCTCTTACTGATTCCGTTTTTTATACTGAGTATTGTCGTACCGTTAATCGATGTGCCGGAAAAAGAGCGCTCTGAACTTGAAGCATTGCCTCCGCAGCTTGCAAAAGTGGTGATCGAGCAGCAAGAGATTCCAACACCAACGCCAACACCTGTCCCTACGCCAGAGCCTACACCCGAGCCCGAAGAGGTGCTGGAGGAAAAACCTGTAGAGGCAACGCCTCCACCAAAACCAGAGGCTACGCCAGAGCCGCAGGCAACACCGGAACCCGCAAAGCTAATAGAAAAAGCGCGAGAAGAAGCACAAGCTGAAATTAGTCAGTTTACTGATGCTCTTTCGGATATGCGCGAATCGTTTGAGCTTTCAGAGGTGAACGCTGATCTTACTCAGTCCACGGGTGAGGCCGCACAAGTTGATCGTTCAGCCATTACCAGTGGTGTTACCGCTGATAGTGGTGGCATTCAAACCTCTGGGCTTAGTCGTAATACCGGTGGTGTTGCGTTATCGGGTAAGCAAACGACTGCCGTCGACAGTAAGCTCGCAGCGCCAACGGGTGCAGGAGCAGAGGGTCAGAAGCAACCGGAGGTGGCGGGTAAGCGCAGTGAAGAGCAAATGCGTAAGGTAATGGATCAAAGCAAAGGCGCGATGTTTAATATATATAACCGCGCGCTGCGTAAAGACCCTACGCTAGAAGGCAAGGTGGTATTCGAAATGGTTATCGAGCCGAACGGTCGAATTTCTTCCGCTAAAATTGTGTCTAGCGAACTGGAAACGCCGGCTCTCGAATCGAAATTACTTGCGCGTATAAAGTTGATTAATTTTGGTTCGCAAGATGTAAAACAAACGAAATTAATTTTCTCGTTCGATTTCCTGCCGTATTAATTGTCGATAGAAAAAAAGGGAGGTTACGGTAACGTAAGCTCCCTTTTTTTGTGGTGTGCCTAATCTTTCGCAACCATATACAGGTTCATAAGGGTAGATTCGTCGGTAGTGCCCGGAGAAAAGCCTACGCAGATAAGGGCATGATCGCCAGAACCTGCATAATCCGCATTAAAGGAGCACGCCAATTGAGCTGTTCCCGGATTATTGCCTGGCTCTGTTATATTGCCCATTATCATCCCTGCGATGGGCTTGTTCTCAATGATGTCAGTAGAGGTAAAAGTCAATTCGTAACCCAGTTGCTCGGTCTCTCCTGTGGTTAGGTCTGTGACTTCTTTAAGTGTGCACACACCGCCTGCACAACTACCTTTTATGGGAAAGCTTTGTTCGCCACCGTTAAATTGGGGGTCTTGCAACACGCCAATGTAATTTCCGTCAAGCGTAGAAACACCACCAATTTCTCTTGCTTCTACACTCAATAAAAACTGTGCACCGTTGGTGTTACCTTCTGCAATTTGCTCTTCTGTTTGTGCACTTTCAATAAGAGCTGTTGCGCCTTGAGTGAAATAATACTGATGAGTGCCACTTGTTAATAAGCCATCGGTGCATTTGCCGTTGCTAAGTGTGACGCCATTGTCAGGAGACTCGGAAGGTGTTGGGTCTGTGAGTGCGTACTGATGTTGTAGCTGCTGAGTTCCCTCGGCAACACGTGAATAGTAAAAAGTTCCGAAGTGATAAGGCGTGTGTTTTTCATCTTCGAGTGGGCTGGTTGTTTTATAGAGTAACCAATTGGAGCTTATCGTTTCGTTGGTGGGGCAGCCTGCCAATGTGAGTAACTGCAGCGCGTTATCGTTGTCTATAAACGGCAGTAGAACGACTAAGTCATTGCTGATTTGAATGCCGCTAATGGTTCGGTTAGCGGCCAAGCTGCCACTCTCGACGGTCAGCTGAATAAATTCGGATTCGAGAGTTTGGTAACGGCCCAAAACACTCCAGTCGCTGGTGCCGTTTGGTGTCGTACTTCTATCAAATGTAAAATCACCAGATTCGTCGTCTAAGACTAGCTTCCAGCTTGAGCCGGGGCCGTAATAGGTTGGGTCTGGAAAGGCGGAAGAGCTAGAGCTGCTACTGCTAGAGCTGGCATTATCGTCTGTGGTCGATTCCCAGCCGCGTGTACAGCCCGTAAGCCCTGCGAGACAAAGAGTGATCGCACCAGCGATAAAAGGCGGCTTGAGGTGGTGTAAAGTTTTCACAATAGATCCTTATTTTTAGACATATAACGGGTGTTTTCAGGGCGAGGCATCGATAAAACCCGCGTTTTTCCCCAGAGCGATTGTCAGGTTGTGTAAGGGCTATTGAGTTGCGCGTTAGCGAGCGCGAGAGGCATAAATACGCCCATAGCCCTAATGTTTCGGCGTTACGAGTAAAACCTATTGAGTGTTTTCTTATTACCGAGGAACGTTAGTACGATGCTGAAAGGAAGAAGCGTATCACATTGGCGTTAAAGCTGTATAAGGGCTCGTTACCTAGCCCAAATTCTTCAGAGTTTGCGGCAGTATTTTCGCGGTAGTTGGCATAGTCAAAATTTATGCTATCCCAAAAGAGATTAAGGGTCGTTTTTTCGAAGAAGCTGAGCCACTGAGCTTTTACTTCGTAGGTGGCGCCGAGGCCTAAAGCAATATCTGAAAATTCGCTCATCTCTTTATCACGGGCGAGAAAATTCTGCGCATTTTGGTAGGCATAAAGATCAGAATAAAAAGACGCTTGGGTCTGATCGTAAACGCGTACTTTTCCTTCAAATATCCATTGGTCTTTATAGGGGTGAATATAACGAAATTCGTAATTTGTTGCGGCTATGTCCCAGCTATCGTTAAAGTGCCGCGCTTCGAATCGTACGGCGGCGCGATAAGGCAGGTAATACATGCTACGAATGGCGAGAGAGTCACTGCTGCGAGTGCTGGGGTAGTGCTCCGGTTGGTAGCCAACGTCGCCGTTAAGTTGGAGAAAGCGTACACTGCGATACGAATTGTTGAGAAAGCCTTCATCTAAGACTGTTTCGGCACTGACGGCCATTATCCAGTTCTTGGTTAGTATTTGTGTCCAGCCTAAGCTAAAGCGTTGATGTTGGGCGGGCTCTGCAAAATCAGGCGAGCCGTTTTTCATTACGGTATCATTGCCCTGAGAATATCCTAGGCTAATTGTGGAAAGGTCACCGAAAAATTCTTGGCTAATGCCTAAACCAACGGTTTCGGCTTCGTAATCGCTTTCGCTACTTTGCGTATAGCTAAGGCTCATGGTTGTTCGGCCGCGCAAATAATCAATTCCGCCACCGGTTTCGGTACGCTCTTCGGTATAGGGGCTGCCTTGGGTGATAACATCTAGCGATGCACTGGTAACGAAGTCGACGTAGTAATTACCCCATACAGAGACTTTATCTGCGATATCTTTTCGTACTAATACTGATGGCCCGTCAATAGTCACACCGCCACCATCGAAACTATGGTAAAGCACTTCGGTGCGGTCCTCCGGCAGTACGGCGGCGTTCGTCGCAACTGCAAAAAAGAGCATTGTAAAAATAAAGAGGACGTTTTTTTTCATGTGTTTTTTTAAGTATCGTATAAAAAGCTATGGATGATAGGTTTGTCGTATTTTCGATAAAGTGCTAACGCTATTAAAAATAGCGATCGTTTTTTAGTTGCAACCACACCCACCACCAGAGCTACCCTCTGCTCCGCGACCGGCTTCACGTGCTTCATAAACGTGATTCATATATTTTGTAGACGCGGGGTGAGACTCAAATGCCATTATCGGGTCAGCAAGATTTTCACGCTCGTACGGTTTTACCCACGGCTGTATAAAGGAGCAGCCGCTAATGGCCAGTAGTAAACCAATAAATACGAGGCGTTGAATTAATTGCTGCATGAGCGAATTAGGCCCTTGATGTGTTTGATGTAGGCTTTTTCGTCGCCGGGCTTATAGCCTCGATGTAAATAGGAAACATTACCGTCGCAATCGATGAGCACGCTGGTTGGCATAGCATCTACTTTGTAGGCTTCGCTCACTGTGCTAGTGGTGTCATACAAAATAGGAAAACTAACAGGAATTTCTTTTAACAGATGGTCGGCCTCTTTCGGGTCGGCTTCTACATTTATGCCTAACAAGGTAAAACCTGCGGGCGAATATCTTTTGTGTATTTTTTCGAGTAGTGGCATTTCCTGACGACAGGGGCCACACCAAGAGGCCCAGAAATTCAGCATGACCACTTGGCCTCTTAAATCGCTTAAACGAATATTTTTATCTTGATTTGATTTAAGAGTGAAATCGTAGGAAGGTTTAACGGCGAGCGCGTGAGGTGTAAAGGCCAGTAGGCTGAGTAGAGCAACCAAAGCCGCGCAGGGCACTAGAAGAGTTTTTACAGAGCGAGTAATGGAAAACATGCCGAGACCTCGTTACGACTAAAAGTAAATAGAAAGCCCAAGCTGGGCTTCTAAATTTTGGATGGCTTTATCGTCACCCAGTAGGTTGTGAGTAAATAGATGATTGCGTACATCAAGCCGCATAGCGAGCCAGTCGGTCACAAATATGCGAAATCCACCGCCAAAGTTAGTGGTGAAATATTCATTATCGGCAAATAGGGTGTTACCGGCTCCACCCACTAGGTAGTACGCGGTATTAAACGCGTATTGGCCTAAAAACACTTCGCCTTGAAGTAAATTAAAGCCAAGTGACAAATTATAGTAGTCGTATTGTCGTTCGTCGTCGGTAAGGAGTGGGCTGCCGCCGCTGAGCACTTCGTAGCTGGTAGGCGTAGTAATGGTTGAGCCGTAGACGCCTTCTAAGAAAAAATCTTCGGTTATATGATAACTGCCACGAACGCCGTAAAGGTTATTTGTGCCGAAGTCTTCCACACTAATAACGCCTGCGAATATACCAAATTCAAAGTTTTCGCTATCGATGCGTTTCTCGTCAATGGTTTGACGTTCGAGATCAGGGTTGATAACTGCATCGAGCACAGTCTCGCTGTTGGATTCGTTATCACTTTGCGCAAGCGCCGTGGGAATGAATAGTAATGCGAGTGTCTGTGTGAGCAGTATCAGAAAAATACGCTGAAACCGGCTTTCCATTCGTCAACCTCTTCGTTAGTGTCTCGCTTGGTTAAAAGCGTATGGTCGTTATATTCAATACGAAATAGAAAACTGCGCGTGACGTAAAAAATAAATCCGCCGCCTACGGTCATTACACCATTTTCGCGATCTTCTGTTTGTACAATGTCGGAGCTAGGTGAAATGACAATAGCGCCAGTACCTAAAGTAAAAAATGGGGAAACTTGCCAGTCTGGAAAGGGTTGGTGAACTACGTTAAGTGTGGCTAGCTTACTGTTGGAAAATGAACCAAAGGCTTGGGTATAACGTAATTCCGTGGAAATATTTTCGGTAAGGTGAAACCCCAAGTATGTGTTTAACCCTCGTGCACCGGAGAAGTCACCACCACCTACGCCAAGCTCCCAGCGCCGGTCATTAAACGCTTCTCGCCCTGGCCGAGATAAGTCGACGTCTTCGCCGTGCAACCCGAATGTTTCACGAAATTCATCGCGGTGTACCCAACCGGTTTTACCTTGAAGAGTTTTTACTTTATACCAATCGGTGCGGCTTTTTATGATGGTTATGGTTTCGCCTTTTTCGATGGTATGAAATATAGGGTAGGCGCGACCGGGGCCTGTATGCATCTCGGCATAGGCATCTGTAACAACCACTTCAATGCCGCTGTCTTTGGCGAGTGCGTGGGTGTTGAGTAGTAGCATCCCCATTAACAGGATAACTATCGATGGCCATTGTTGTGGTGCGGGTCGCATCATAATATTGTAGGGTTGAATTTGCGTTTGAGGGTTGAGTAACTGAGAGCGGTAGGCCCCCAGTTGAGTGTGAATTCTGAATTAGGGCGCGACAAATTGATTATTGTAGTACTGCCCACCAATATCCAGCCATTCTGCAATAAGTTTAAGTTCTGCGCCATTTAAATAATCTTGGTGTGTTCCTCCGTTTTCAAATACTCTAAAAAATCCGTTAGAGGATAATGCACCATTGGGTGAGAGAAGCGCGCCATTACGATTCTGGGTTTCTATCATGATCGGTATGGGTTCCATTAGTGGATTTCCCTCGCCATCGAGAATGGGGTTGTCTTCGTCGTCCAAAACTGGTTGCAACTCTTGCACCATGAAGGGCACTAGGTTGTCGTTTTCGTCGAGCAGCAGCGTGAGGTCGGGGTCGATGGTATCGGCGGGTGCGGGGACGGTTACACCGTCTTCATTAAGTGCTTCGAACTGAGGTACATCATCGATGACGAGTTGAATCATTTGGTATTGAGGTACACTGTCAATAACGAGTTGTTCGAGCTCTAAGCGTAGGTTGCCGTTATCGTCCAGCTCGAGTACACGGCTACCAAAGAGTAAATGCGCGTAGGATTCAACGTAGTCGTTTCGCTCTGTAGATTGAACACTGGACAAATTAAGTTGCCGTGTGCCGGCAGGGATAATCGTCATGCCGTCGGCATCGGTGGTGTTGTGGCAGTTCGTGCAAGTGAAGTCGGAAATGACGGCGTCGGTGTCATCCAGTGTCACGCGCGGTAGCTCCCACACTGGTTGCACGTGTTCAATATAGTTAATGACAATTCGGCAAAGGCTTGTCCAATTCACGCCACATTCCGTGGGCGCTTCGGTACGCAGGTCACTATAGGATAGGTCGATGGTGGCGCTTGAGGGGCGTATACCGTCTTCCGTCCAATCGCTGTAATCGATGATGTTAACGGAAGGTGTGCGTACGCCATTCATGCGGGCGTAGTACTGCGCCATGCTTTCGCCCACTTCTGGCGGGCCGTGAGGGGTACCAAAGGCGTCACGTAATTGGGTATTGGGGAATGCTGCGGCGGAAAGTGCGCCCGGGTTAATGGACGCTAGCCCGCTGTCGATACGGCCATGTGGGGTTATTGTATCGTCGTTTGTGTGGCAGCCTGTGCACTCGCGCACTTCACCAGCGCGTAAGGCCATCCAATATTGGTGTCGTGGGCCAATATTGCCGCTGCCGTCGGTGCGCACGCGTTTGCCGTTGGCATCGAGAATAGAAAAGGTAAAGGCGACATCGGCGGGTACTTTAAACATCGCTGAGCCATCGGGTTCAATCGGAACATACCCGAGAATATCTTTCATTTGTCCGCCTGCGCGACCGAATGCACTATTGTCGAAATCAACAACATCATCGTCGGCCATCGAAACCGCCTTTAACAGGCGAATAAAGCGTGCTGGGCGTTCATTTTCGGTGGTTTGCAAGGGGTCTGCTGTGGCCATTATTCCGTTCGGAGAAATATCGGTACCGTCCATATCGTAAACACTGCGTATGTGCAGTATACCCACGTTTTCCTCGGCCAACGCTTGCTCAAAGTCGATCCCTGCGATGGGGTCGGGAATATAATCGGGAATGGGTTGCGGCTGTAACACCAGTGCTTCTGTATACATAACGTCGTTTTCAGAGAGCACGACTGGAGATTGTGTTTGATTGAAGGGGTCGAAAATCCACAAACCATAAACCGGTAACGCGAGCTGAATACTGGTGAGCGACAAGGCTTCGTTGGTACAGGGGAAAAAGCCCACCTCCTCTTCTGGAATTGTAATGGGGGTTTCGTCGACGGCTAAAACACTACCAGTTCTATCGACGCGCTCGCCGTTTTCGTTCATTAACTGCAAATTTTCATCGACATAAATATTTAATTGATAGCCGCGTAATTGGCAGGGGCTCCAGCTGATTAGAAGGCGGCCACTGCCATCATCGATGGGATAAGCCGAACTGTAATAGCCCCCCGGTGAAGCCGAGCCGTCGGTGTTTATTTCACCGCTAATAATGGAGTTTTGTGCGGGGGAAGCGGATTCGGAGCCTTCTACCGTAATGTTGAGTTCGGTGAAGTTAAAGGTGTCTATCGCGATCATGCCACCGCCAAGTTGCTCGGCAATACGCGGCCGCAAACTGACCTGTATACGACTATCCACTAACTCTCTGGGCTTGGCAAAAACGCCCTCAGTGCCATTTGTGCCGGTGTTTTGGCTGTGAAAACCGTATTCCACATTGACATTACTGCCATCGGGGTTGGCCGTATAGAGGCTCAATACGTCTTTACTATCACGATAATTATCCCAGCGTAGAAATAAAATACGCCCGTCGTTTAATACCGTAGGGTAGAGATCATGGCTTTGGTTAAAGGTGATCTGGCTAATATCATTACCGTCATTCTCCATAACGTGTAGCACAAACGCTTCTTCATCGCCCGTTTCAATTAATGCGGCAAATTGTGGCTTACTTTCATCGAGCAACACCGCACGTGAACGCCGCTGCCTATTGGTCGAAAAAATAATGCGGCCATCAGCCAAATAAGCCGGCATGATGTCTTGGCCTTCTTCCGCAATCGTGTTGGATTCGATAATACGCCGTAAAATTTCTGTTTCTAAATTGTATTCCCAAATATTCCACGTCGGTTGGTTTTCTTCATCAGCATCTTCAATTTCGGGCGCGCGCATCGCAAAGAGCAGCTTGGTACCGTCGGGATCAACCGATAAATCTTTAACATCGTAAGGGAGTGGAGTGGGGACGTCGCCTTCCGGTAAGGATTCATCTGTTTCGGGTGTAAAAGGAATATCCGTAATAACTAAGGCGTCGGCCGGAACGGAGGCTCGATCCTTCAATAATAAACGTGCACCTGGTCGGAATGCGGTTATATCTAAAACATCGTCGGGCACAAAAATTCCGTCTTCATCGCGCGGTATAGGGCGTTGAATATAAGCGACTGGGAAATCGACAACGACAGGATCTGGCTCTTGAGTATTGCCGCCACCACCGCTACTGGCGTCACACCCTAGCAAGAAGAGCGCAGGCAAAACACCGCCGCATAACGTAATCGGTTTGAATAAAGTCAATAGTTTCATAACCCAGCTCTTTTCTTGTCGTTAGTGCTTTGTACCTTACACGACAATGTTGAATAACGGATGCGAAAGATAAAATACGGGAAAAAATAGCGTAAACGTATTAACCGTTCAGATGACAGCGCGCATTTTAGTACAAGAAGCGTTTTGTCTTATAACGAATGGTAAACAAGCTTTATGCCGAATACAGACTTTTTTTGCCTAACGGCCCACGTGTTTACGAATCTTTACACAATCGTAGAATTAATCGGCGACTATGAAGGGATGGAAAAGCACTTACACCTATTTTTATTGTGAAAGGCAAAAATATTTTTGCGTTATATTCGAGGATAAAGGTGTTTTTCGTGTGAATTATTCTTATGGAAATGACGTGGTTCTCATTTTTGATTTTTAATGAATGAAATGACGTTTTGAAAGCGGTAAGCGGAATGGTTCCTGCGTCGAGCGAGCTTAATGTGGCTATTACTTTGGCGGTGTAACCGAATAGCCCCGCAAGTGGGTCGGTAAAAAGGAAAGGCACTGTCCGTGAGGTGACAAAAATTGACGTAAGCCTACAAAAATTGTGTGGGCGCGAACAAAAAATGAATTAAGCGACATAATGTTGGCCGAGGTTTTCGGCCT is a genomic window of Teredinibacter purpureus containing:
- a CDS encoding ExbD/TolR family protein, with translation MKQSIHAKRMARTNKRHKATSKLNLVSLMDIFTILVFFLLVNSSDVEVLQSNKDIQLPESFAEQQPKTNLIVSVSHESILVGGRKVADIALINNSNDAEIKGLKEELEYLAARKPYRTDEEAQKGRDVTIMGDKGIPYDLLKKVMTTCAKSEYRNISLAVSQVPTDASVDSLQAEEG
- a CDS encoding AgmX/PglI C-terminal domain-containing protein — protein: MATVLLAPNLQLPWSSTIDDDRKFWRIVGLLLIPFFILSIVVPLIDVPEKERSELEALPPQLAKVVIEQQEIPTPTPTPVPTPEPTPEPEEVLEEKPVEATPPPKPEATPEPQATPEPAKLIEKAREEAQAEISQFTDALSDMRESFELSEVNADLTQSTGEAAQVDRSAITSGVTADSGGIQTSGLSRNTGGVALSGKQTTAVDSKLAAPTGAGAEGQKQPEVAGKRSEEQMRKVMDQSKGAMFNIYNRALRKDPTLEGKVVFEMVIEPNGRISSAKIVSSELETPALESKLLARIKLINFGSQDVKQTKLIFSFDFLPY
- a CDS encoding outer membrane beta-barrel domain-containing protein — translated: MESRFQRIFLILLTQTLALLFIPTALAQSDNESNSETVLDAVINPDLERQTIDEKRIDSENFEFGIFAGVISVEDFGTNNLYGVRGSYHITEDFFLEGVYGSTITTPTSYEVLSGGSPLLTDDERQYDYYNLSLGFNLLQGEVFLGQYAFNTAYYLVGGAGNTLFADNEYFTTNFGGGFRIFVTDWLAMRLDVRNHLFTHNLLGDDKAIQNLEAQLGLSIYF
- a CDS encoding HzsA-related protein, whose amino-acid sequence is MKLLTLFKPITLCGGVLPALFLLGCDASSGGGGNTQEPDPVVVDFPVAYIQRPIPRDEDGIFVPDDVLDITAFRPGARLLLKDRASVPADALVITDIPFTPETDESLPEGDVPTPLPYDVKDLSVDPDGTKLLFAMRAPEIEDADEENQPTWNIWEYNLETEILRRIIESNTIAEEGQDIMPAYLADGRIIFSTNRQRRSRAVLLDESKPQFAALIETGDEEAFVLHVMENDGNDISQITFNQSHDLYPTVLNDGRILFLRWDNYRDSKDVLSLYTANPDGSNVNVEYGFHSQNTGTNGTEGVFAKPRELVDSRIQVSLRPRIAEQLGGGMIAIDTFNFTELNITVEGSESASPAQNSIISGEINTDGSASPGGYYSSAYPIDDGSGRLLISWSPCQLRGYQLNIYVDENLQLMNENGERVDRTGSVLAVDETPITIPEEEVGFFPCTNEALSLTSIQLALPVYGLWIFDPFNQTQSPVVLSENDVMYTEALVLQPQPIPDYIPDPIAGIDFEQALAEENVGILHIRSVYDMDGTDISPNGIMATADPLQTTENERPARFIRLLKAVSMADDDVVDFDNSAFGRAGGQMKDILGYVPIEPDGSAMFKVPADVAFTFSILDANGKRVRTDGSGNIGPRHQYWMALRAGEVRECTGCHTNDDTITPHGRIDSGLASINPGALSAAAFPNTQLRDAFGTPHGPPEVGESMAQYYARMNGVRTPSVNIIDYSDWTEDGIRPSSATIDLSYSDLRTEAPTECGVNWTSLCRIVINYIEHVQPVWELPRVTLDDTDAVISDFTCTNCHNTTDADGMTIIPAGTRQLNLSSVQSTERNDYVESYAHLLFGSRVLELDDNGNLRLELEQLVIDSVPQYQMIQLVIDDVPQFEALNEDGVTVPAPADTIDPDLTLLLDENDNLVPFMVQELQPVLDDEDNPILDGEGNPLMEPIPIMIETQNRNGALLSPNGALSSNGFFRVFENGGTHQDYLNGAELKLIAEWLDIGGQYYNNQFVAP
- a CDS encoding DUF3570 domain-containing protein; translation: MKKNVLFIFTMLFFAVATNAAVLPEDRTEVLYHSFDGGGVTIDGPSVLVRKDIADKVSVWGNYYVDFVTSASLDVITQGSPYTEERTETGGGIDYLRGRTTMSLSYTQSSESDYEAETVGLGISQEFFGDLSTISLGYSQGNDTVMKNGSPDFAEPAQHQRFSLGWTQILTKNWIMAVSAETVLDEGFLNNSYRSVRFLQLNGDVGYQPEHYPSTRSSDSLAIRSMYYLPYRAAVRFEARHFNDSWDIAATNYEFRYIHPYKDQWIFEGKVRVYDQTQASFYSDLYAYQNAQNFLARDKEMSEFSDIALGLGATYEVKAQWLSFFEKTTLNLFWDSINFDYANYRENTAANSEEFGLGNEPLYSFNANVIRFFLSASY
- a CDS encoding TlpA disulfide reductase family protein; protein product: MFSITRSVKTLLVPCAALVALLSLLAFTPHALAVKPSYDFTLKSNQDKNIRLSDLRGQVVMLNFWASWCGPCRQEMPLLEKIHKRYSPAGFTLLGINVEADPKEADHLLKEIPVSFPILYDTTSTVSEAYKVDAMPTSVLIDCDGNVSYLHRGYKPGDEKAYIKHIKGLIRSCSN
- a CDS encoding DUF4266 domain-containing protein; amino-acid sequence: MQQLIQRLVFIGLLLAISGCSFIQPWVKPYERENLADPIMAFESHPASTKYMNHVYEAREAGRGAEGSSGGGCGCN
- a CDS encoding ExbD/TolR family protein; translated protein: MRTRRRSQEEADLDITSFMNLMIILVPVLLMSMVFSHITVLDLKLPDLASSAASNDEPQENESLELVIENDEMVINYPAGAPLKRLPKIEDTESGALIYDFDTLSIALQEVKRLLRDQGKDKKDILILSQPDTDYQTIVRAMDTVRSFKTVVAASVVNAELFPAISLGDAPVDEATDRPGGVQ
- a CDS encoding SH3 domain-containing protein, with the protein product MMRPAPQQWPSIVILLMGMLLLNTHALAKDSGIEVVVTDAYAEMHTGPGRAYPIFHTIEKGETITIIKSRTDWYKVKTLQGKTGWVHRDEFRETFGLHGEDVDLSRPGREAFNDRRWELGVGGGDFSGARGLNTYLGFHLTENISTELRYTQAFGSFSNSKLATLNVVHQPFPDWQVSPFFTLGTGAIVISPSSDIVQTEDRENGVMTVGGGFIFYVTRSFLFRIEYNDHTLLTKRDTNEEVDEWKAGFSVFF